Proteins from a genomic interval of Desulfatiglans anilini DSM 4660:
- the istA gene encoding IS21 family transposase: protein MITRRIVFEIHRLAQEDWTKSHIAEQLALNRQTVTKYLRNPTPERKKLQRPSKLDPFRDDIRVMLERNPRVLGTVIHQRLTAKGYRGGLTILRNFLRSIRPAPRRVFLRFETLPGEQCQIDWGHFGSLRYGDTERRLYCFAIVLSYSRLLYLEFTHSQNQQTLHRCLLNAFRFFNGVPREILTDNMLTAVLEREGSLIRFNEAFLEFLRPFGITPRACNPRQPQEKGKVEKGVIHYIRHNFWPLREFVDLTDLQRQADHWRDTLANCRLHATTAQRPVDRALQEQLRPLPDFLPDCRESAVLKVHTDFCIHFDANTYTTPPWAVGKQVVVKADQQTLSIYLKEKLIATHQRSWERKQRIELPEHREAVLKGMRRQWQSEEVALFASLGEDARLYLEHMAAARLPLRKNVSKLLVLKDRYGLVAFLASLQKALINKAFGAHYIENILVQDHTPTKDHPPLQLKEERLNRIRLEEPNLAEFDAFVLRKGK from the coding sequence ATGATCACAAGACGCATCGTTTTTGAGATCCACCGCCTGGCACAGGAAGACTGGACGAAAAGCCATATCGCGGAGCAGTTGGCCCTGAACCGCCAAACCGTCACCAAATACCTTCGCAATCCAACCCCCGAGCGGAAAAAACTCCAGCGACCCAGCAAACTGGACCCGTTCCGGGATGATATCCGGGTCATGCTCGAACGTAACCCCCGCGTCCTCGGCACCGTTATCCACCAGCGGCTTACCGCCAAGGGGTACCGGGGTGGGCTCACCATCCTCAGGAACTTCCTGCGATCGATCAGGCCCGCACCGCGCCGGGTGTTCCTGCGCTTCGAAACCCTGCCGGGCGAGCAGTGCCAGATCGACTGGGGCCACTTCGGCAGCCTCCGCTACGGCGATACGGAGCGCAGGCTGTACTGCTTCGCCATCGTTTTAAGCTACAGCCGACTGCTCTACCTCGAGTTCACCCACTCCCAAAACCAGCAGACCCTTCACCGCTGCCTCTTGAACGCCTTTCGTTTCTTTAACGGGGTCCCGAGAGAAATCCTCACCGACAATATGCTCACCGCCGTGCTCGAACGGGAAGGATCCCTCATCCGCTTCAACGAAGCCTTTCTGGAGTTCCTCCGTCCTTTCGGTATCACCCCGAGGGCCTGCAACCCCCGCCAGCCTCAGGAAAAAGGCAAGGTCGAAAAGGGCGTCATCCACTATATCCGCCATAACTTCTGGCCCCTGCGCGAATTCGTCGATCTCACCGACTTGCAGCGCCAGGCCGATCACTGGCGCGATACCCTCGCCAACTGCCGGCTGCATGCCACCACCGCTCAGAGGCCTGTCGATCGAGCCCTGCAGGAACAACTCAGGCCTTTGCCCGACTTCCTTCCCGATTGCCGTGAATCAGCCGTGCTCAAGGTCCACACCGATTTTTGCATTCACTTCGATGCCAACACCTACACCACTCCCCCCTGGGCCGTCGGCAAACAGGTCGTGGTCAAGGCCGATCAGCAAACCCTCAGCATCTATCTCAAGGAAAAACTGATCGCCACCCATCAGCGCTCCTGGGAACGGAAACAGCGCATCGAACTCCCGGAGCACCGCGAAGCGGTCTTAAAAGGCATGCGCAGGCAGTGGCAATCCGAAGAAGTGGCCCTCTTTGCCTCCCTGGGCGAAGATGCCAGGCTCTACCTCGAACACATGGCTGCAGCCCGCCTCCCCCTCAGGAAGAATGTGAGCAAACTCCTGGTTCTCAAAGACCGCTACGGGTTGGTCGCTTTCCTGGCATCTCTTCAAAAAGCACTGATCAACAAGGCCTTCGGCGCTCATTACATCGAAAACATCCTCGTCCAGGACCACACCCCCACCAAAGACCACCCGCCTCTCCAGCTCAAAGAAGAGCGCCTGAACCGCATCCGCCTCGAAGAACCCAACCTCGCCGAGTTCGACGCCTTTGTGCTCAGAAAGGGGAAATAG